TCAGTCCAGGAGGTCGGGGGTCAGAGCTGGGGCTAGCCACGAGTCCAATCCAATGTCAGGTTTGGGAGGGGAGCCTCTCTTAGCCCAAGGCGTCCCACCTTCCCGGCCCAGGACGTGGGGACCAGCCCCGGACGGACAGCTCCTCACCTCCGCCTACCGCCACCGCAGCTGCTTAGCTCCCCGGGTCTGGCCCGACTGCCTGTTGCTTCCATTGGGCAGTGGGGTCGCTCGTCTACGGAATGGACCAATCAGAAGCCGCTAACGGCCACCTCCCGCCCGAAGCCCCACCCCTGAACCTTTCTTCCGGAAACCAACTAACGTCCCCCGGCCGGGCCGCGCGGCGCCTCATGGGAGGTGTAGTTCGTGCCCCGGCCTTCCTTTCACGCGTCCCTGGGCCTGGCCGCGCGAGGCACTATGGGAGGTGCAGGCTGAGGCTGCCGCTCTGGCTCTTGGGACTTGTAGTGCAAACGGCTTAAAGGGACTCCCAGactaaaggagaaaagggaaatgggaCCTCGAAGCCGGTCAGCCCTTTAAACAAGCGAGCACCCCGTACTTTATTTCACTAGTCTGAGACcgttttacagatgtggaaattgagattTGTACTCCCATTCTGCTGCCGAAGGAGGAATTCAGTTGTGAACTGAACCCACATCTTCAGTTAGCTGACAGAGATCTTAAGAAATCGACCCCTACTACTCAAACCAGTCGTGATTCCTAGCTACACATCCCAGCAATTATCTGGCTCTCCATCACCTTGCCTAGCTCAGTCGTcgtcaaccccccccccccccccccataactcTACAAGTCAGGCCAAACTGAACAGCTGTTCCCAGAATTCAGCACTCCCTGTTTAAATCCCTTAAATCCCAGAAGTAATGAGGTGACctttcaggtcccttccagctccaaagctCTGACCCTCTGCTCCCCCATGGCCCATCCCCACTTCCTGGAAGTCAGCCTCTCTCCTTTCTACTTAGCAGAAGCCTGGACTGTTCTCCCTTCTAGACTCACCTCAAAAGCCACCTCCTATCTGAAATCTCCCACATCCTCCTTCCCAGTAGAATGTTAACTCCTTAAGTGGGAGTAGATCCCAGCCTAGTAATGTCTTGGACAGAGGTGCCTAGAACacaaatttctctcttttgtatttacatatatttatatattctctgCAGCACCTcagtgaagtggatagagcacctagCCTAGCtgcagaaagacttgaattcaaatctggcctcagacatgtatgACTGTGGGTCAATCActtcaccttatttgcctcagtttctctagctGTAAagcaagctggagaaggaaatggaaaaccattccagtatctttgccaagaaaaccccaaaagggttcatgaagagttggacacaactgaaatggctgaacaacaaatatGTTCTCCATCCATATATGTTTGCATGTTCCTCTACCCTAGTATGTTAGCCACAAGCACAAAAATTATCAAAGGCAAATCCAGGAGTTGAAATGGGAATGTACATTTGCAGACAGAGTTTACTTGAAATTTCAACCTTCTCTCTCAGCCCGAGGTGTCCCACCTTCTTGGCCAGCCTGGGTCATCATAGGTAAAACTTCTCAGTACTGGGGTTCTTCAGAGATGCTAGGTAACCTCTTGTGGATACGGCTACGGTTCTGGCTCAGGAAGGGCCTTTCCCAGCTTGTGAAATTCCATGATTCTAGGATGTGATCTCTCAGAGGTTTCAGTGCCTGAATTTGTGAAATGTGGAGCCCTCCCCCAAGGGGGTATAGGGATCAGCAGTActcataaaacatatatatttttaattttatttgggaGCGGAGGCTACAGGGAGGAGCGGAGAAAAGGAATGGGAAATTAGTCTGGGACAGATAGTTTGGGGGGTCAGCCTGGCCAAACAAAAGGCTGGGGGCCACGGAGGATGTAAGATGTTCTCCATTTCTGGAAGTGATCCTGGCCCAGTGCTGGAAGTAAGGCAGGGTGAGAAGGGGGCTGGGCCATGAGCTGGCAAGGGAAGGGGCTGATCAGGGTATCCCCAGGGGGATGGTGAAGGACAGATAATCGCCTATGGCTCCCCAACGGGCGCGGTTGATCTGAAAGATGGTGATCCAGGAGGTCAGCGCCACTAGCCAAAAGACCAACCCAAGGGCTGAACGCCAGACgtctggaaaggaaggaatgaagaaagggcAAAAACTAGGCATGGGCCAGCCAGGAATTTACCCCTTGCACCACCCCACAACTTTCTGAGTTGAATCTTCCTTCAGTATGGATGAGAGACCCCTGCCCCTTGGGGACTTACAGCCCTTGATTTGTCCCTGCTCCTCGTAGGCGGGGGCCAGGAAGGCCTCTCGGAAGAACCACAGAACGTTGACCAGCCAAAGAAAGGGCAGGA
This region of Gracilinanus agilis isolate LMUSP501 unplaced genomic scaffold, AgileGrace unplaced_scaffold20844, whole genome shotgun sequence genomic DNA includes:
- the PSENEN gene encoding gamma-secretase subunit PEN-2, with protein sequence MNLERVSNEEKLNLCRKYYLGGFALLPFLWLVNVLWFFREAFLAPAYEEQGQIKGYVWRSALGLVFWLVALTSWITIFQINRARWGAIGDYLSFTIPLGIP